One segment of Triticum aestivum cultivar Chinese Spring chromosome 2A, IWGSC CS RefSeq v2.1, whole genome shotgun sequence DNA contains the following:
- the LOC123184292 gene encoding syn-copalyl diphosphate synthase, chloroplastic-like, with amino-acid sequence MLTFATAVRHVPVLGEPTAEPWRRHSLHLNSRRHRQCGLVLSSKSPSYPEVEVGELDVDDNRRHMDEPSEMQQMIDAIRTTMELLGDGETSTNISAYDTALVALVRNLEGGEGPQFPSCIDWIVQNQLPDGSWGDPAFFMVQDRMISTLACVVAVKSWKTDSANLCDRGVSFIQENMSRLVEEEQDWMPSGFEINFPALLDRAKDLNLDIPYNHPVLEEIYAKRNLKLSKIPLELLHATPTTLLFSLEGMADLQLDWEKLLKLRCPDGSFHSSPASTAAALSHTGDKECLAFLERLVKKFDGGVPCTHAMDIFEQLWVVDRLMRLGISRHFTSEIEHCMDYIYRRWTQKGLAHNAHCTTTDIDDTAMGFRLLRQHGYDVTPSVFKHFEKDSKFVCFPMETNHASVTPMHNTYRASQFMFPGDDDVLARAGHYCRSFLQERQATNKLYDKWIITKDLPGEVKYTLDFPWKASLPRIETRMYLDQYGGNTDVWIGKVLYRMNLVSNDLYLKMAKADFKEYQRISRLEWNGLRKWYFRNHLQKYGGTPKSALTAYFLASANIFEPGRAGERLAWARMAVLAGAVTSHYRHTGGSKGSTENLEDLVDLVSSEAASGALHEAWKQWLKAWTAKESHGPIEGDTALLLARTVEICSGRHVTTEQNLNLQEYSQLEQLTSSICRKLATIVLAQNGASMENKEDLHRQVDLEMQELSWRVHQGCHGINIETRKTFLNVVKSFYYSAHCSHETVDSHIAKVIFQDVI; translated from the exons ATGCTTACGTTTGCCACGGCAGTCCGGCATGTTCCGGTGCTCGGCGAGCCGACAGCCGAGCCATGGCGACGACATTCCCTACACCTAAACTCTCGGCGGCATCGACAATGTG GGTTGGTGCTAAGTAGCAAATCCCCGTCATATCCGGAGGTAGAAGTTGGTGAATTGGATGTTGATGACAACAGACGACACATG GATGAACCAAGCGAGATGCAACAGATGATCGATGCCATAAGAACGACAATGGAGTTATTGGGTGATGGTGAAACGTCGACGAATATTTCTGCCTACGACACAGCATTGGTCGCCCTTGTCAGGAACCTTGAGGGAGGCGAAGGACCGCAATTCCCCTCATGCATCGACTGGATTGTTCAAAATCAACTACCGGATGGTTCATGGGGTGACCCTGCTTTCTTTATGGTCCAAGATCGGATGATCAGCACCCTGGCATGTGTGGTGGCAGTGAAGTCTTGGAAAACTGACAGCGCCAACTTGTGTGATAGAG GTGTGTCATTTATCCAAGAAAATATGAGCAGGTTGGTAGAAGAGGAACAAGACTGGATGCCATCCGGCTTCGAGATTAACTTCCCAGCACTCCTAGACAGGGCCAAGGACCTGAATTTGGACATCCCTTATAATCACCCTGTTTTGGAAGAGATATATGCCAAGAGAAATCTAAAGCTCTCAAA GATCCCTCTGGAACTACTACATGCCACACCAACCACGCTACTTTTCAGCTTGGAGGGAATGGCAGACTTGCAGTTGGACTGGGAAAAGCTCCTCAAGTTGCGGTGTCCGGACGGCTCATTCCACTCCTCGCCGGCTTCCACAGCTGCTGCCCTCAGTCACACCGGTGACAAGGAATGCCTTGCGTTTCTGGAGAGGCTCGTCAAGAAGTTCGATGGGGGAG TGCCTTGTACCCACGCGATGGATATTTTTGAGCAGTTATGGGTGGTCGATCGGCTGATGCGTCTGGGGATATCGAGGCACTTCACAAGTGAAATTGAGCACTGCATGGATTATATTTACAG GCGCTGGACTCAAAAGGGACTAGCTCATAACGCGCACTGCACAACCACGGATATTGATGACACGGCCATGGGTTTCCGTCTCCTCCGTCAGCATGGCTATGACGTCACTCCAT CCGTGTTTAAGCACTTTGAGAAGGACAGCAAGTTTGTATGCTTCCCCATGGAAACCAACCACGCATCTGTCACCCCAATGCACAACACTTATCGTGCATCTCAATTTATGTTCCCCGGGGACGACGACGTCCTGGCGCGGGCCGGGCACTATTGTCGTTCATTCCTCCAAGAGAGACAAGCCACCAACAAGTTGTACGACAAGTGGATCATTACCAAGGACCTGCCGGGTGAG GTCAAATACACACTGGACTTCCCCTGGAAAGCAAGTTTGCCACGAATTGAAACAAGGATGTATCTCGATCAGTATGGAGGCAACACGGATGTCTGGATAGGCAAGGTCCTCTACAG AATGAATCTTGTGAGCAATGACCTGTACCTTAAAATGGCAAAAGCTGATTTTAAAGAATATCAAAGAATCTCCCGACTTGAGTGGAATGGCCTCAGAAA GTGGTATTTCAGGAACCATCTGCAGAAGTATGGTGGCACTCCAAAGAGTGCTCTCACAGCTTACTTCTTAGCTTCAGCAAACATCTTCGAACCTGGCCGAGCAGGAGAGCGTCTAGCATGGGCTCGCATGGCGGTACTTGCCGGGGCGGTGACCTCTCACTATCGACACACTGG GGGATCAAAGGGCTCAACAGAGAATCTTGAAGACCTTGTTGACCTTGTCTCGTCTGAGGCCGCTTCCGGTGCTCTTCATGAAGCT TGGAAGCAGTGGCTGAAGGCATGGACTGCAAAGGAGAGTCATGGACCCATTGAAGGGGATACAGCACTGTTGTTGGCTCGCACAGTCGAGATCTGCTCAGGAAGACATGTTACGACCGAGCAAAACCTCAACCTTCAGGAGTATTCCCAGCTCGAGCAGCTCACCTCTTCCATCTGCCGCAAGCTTGCCACGATAGTTCTTGCTCAG AATGGGGCAAGTATGGAGAACAAAGAGGACTTACACCGGCAAGTGGATTTGGAGATGCAAGAACTATCTTGGCGTGTTCATCAGGGTTGCCATGGCATTAATATAGAGACCAGGAAGACATTTCTGAACGTGGTGAAAAGCTTCTATTACTCGGCTCATTGCTCGCATGAAACAGTGGATAGCCACATCGCAAAGGTCATATTCCAGGATGTCATTTAG